In a genomic window of Vespula vulgaris chromosome 21, iyVesVulg1.1, whole genome shotgun sequence:
- the LOC127071215 gene encoding uncharacterized protein LOC127071215 isoform X1: MDLPETQVCYDYDDIPTQKIEQPVGKEQNVQVNNDNLLICIESNKQWKMFQIAVLTVNSTSYPIYKGINKIGRHPDCNILFNDQSISKYHAEIEINTCPTNAWICDLNSSNKTILNNIVLRPTRYYELKNNSIIEFGRIKAVYKTCRLESEFVIPETPVQSKQRNATAVIPETPDSSLSNSSISNEGDSTSAAAQECCRKSICLRPSTNQLPQKVLKGNGKNNVVTLSSLSDSNVNDERRETDIEGKKMEDNGTTKDGDESIVQLSDKDKRNQVSEYSSETSHFSLETAYNVSACEQNERSTSYESEDIFESATQRINIYLDSANVRESSPAKRRNSDDEDVDTDDTSQTRKICNAPASSAPIKKTNSKDRVEELKSIENDIALATKCIQSRKDPIDPITKESEKEYIDDLDTLETQLICLPDFINNAKRRKTGEKENDIDTLDTQIIDLPESNHGAIKSLANVQSYEKKDDIIDIDLLNTQPLSTIYAVDGKPSSAEEVRSNLCNDTSIEDIDYETAATQVIEEMEVVSKTQKIKMQNDEAKRRKIILNDTLEQKLNDMFDEVNDEEVTDATAISTQSLRNILELSRYNLDRTSNEDSKLADNAVSAPVKNAKSVESSRRTSDSQDTEVYFGRLVSKRKRNVLADSQEIIHSKVATSSRRGTNKVRNAKKIETDGSTVRSGETIDRIEKDLSNSFEISSRSSKETAGERTKTGAKLSEERDDDILTRLPEVNICGTLSDARAVASTPLLEQTRSTRRSGSKKSDESKIRETRSTVKNVSETMEDANYENLRKMAEDLIFNGENKSGRRSMERKVGKREKKVSNVNSSNKPSVKTRTNKMDKGNVGRESESILTYVTNKAPKRNIRSMTETDSKKEIEERRAKESRGNGSGMKDTKAGDTSNVDMGKESQEVAMIMNDSSIVQPRNIRKRKATNANSDGGTLNDDSNVSRKGQTSNTRYEVSRVKRTKFAQNNSSQSSVDSTTDDTSSTVDNEDDFAIFNARSRSTRSTRTITEKRKNENNANGPKRTGRRNNDTSTDEESNRKTPTIASTPTTRRSVSFLSPNTSFSAKEKILFTGITDDEYAKVLKVLGGTKVEDPAKCTILVTDKIRRTIKFLCALANAVPIVSINWLHESKRAGRFLDWENYMLKDPAMEAKYGFRLRKSLDKARERKLLDGYVVLLTPNIISPPISELRTMIASCGGKALLRPSAKLSEKTIIISHQDDLDNARKLLSKVPKNVTIQSTEFLLIGILKQELDFVRHKLI, from the exons ATGGATCTGCCGGAAACACAAGTTTGTTACGATTATGATGACATACCGACTCAAAAGATCGAACAGCCCGTAGGAAAGGAACAGAATGTACAGGTAAACAACGACAATTTACTTATTTGCATCGAGTCGAATAAACAATGGAAAATGTTTCAGATTGCCGTATTGACCGTCAATTCTACTTCATATCCCATTTATAAaggtattaataaaataggaCGACATCCAGattgtaatattctttttaacgatCAG AGTATATCGAAATATCACgcagaaatagaaataaatacatgCCCGACGAATGCTTGGATATGCGATCTGAATTCTTCCAATAAAACGATACTCAATAAC ATTGTTTTACGCCCTACGCGTTATTAcgaattaaagaataatagtattattgaATTTGGTAGGATAAAAGCGGTTTATAAGACATGCCGTTTGGAAAGCGAATTCGTTATCCCCGAAACACCCGTACAGTCCAAGCAAAGAAACGCAACGGCTGTAATTCCAGAAACGCCAGATTCTTCATTG AGTAATTCGTCAATTTCGAACGAAGGTGACTCAACGAGTGCAGCGGCGCAAGAATGTTGCAGAAAATCCATTTGTTTACGGCCTTCCACGAATCAGCTGCCgcaaaaagtattaaaaggTAACGGCAAAAATAACGTCGTTAcgttgtcgtcgttatcgGATTCGAACGTTAACGACGAACGACGAGAAACTGACATCGAAGgtaaaaaaatggaagataaCGGAACAACGAAAGATGGTGATGAATCTATCGTGCAATTATccgataaagataaaaggaacCAAGTGTCGGAGTATTCTTCTGAAACGAGCCATTTTTCTCTGGAAACGGCATATAACGTCAGCGCGTGCGAACAGAACGAACGAAGTACGAGCTACGAATCGGAAGATATATTTGAGTCAGCCACGCaacgtattaatatttatttggatTCGGCAAATGTTAGAGAGTCGTCGCCGGCGAAGAGGAGAAACAGCGACGACGAAGACGTTGATACCGATGACACAAGTCAGACTCGAAAAATATGCAATGCCCCGGCATCGAGTGCTCccataaagaaaacaaattcgaAGGATCGAgtcgaagaattaaaaagcATAGAAAACGATATTGCTTTGGCGACCAAGTGCATTCAATCGAGAAAGGATCCTATAGATCCGATTacaaaagaaagtgaaaaggaATATATCGACGACTTGGATACCTTGGAAACTCAATTGATATGCTTGCCCGACTTCATTAATAAtgcgaagagaagaaaaactggagaaaaggaaaatgatatCGATACGTTGGACACGCAAATAATAGACTTGCCGGAATCGAATCATGGTGCGATCAAAAGTCTTGCGAACGTGCAAtcgtatgaaaaaaaggatgacATTATTGATATCGATTTATTGAATACGCAACCGTTAAGTACAATTTATGCGGTCGACGGCAAGCCGTCGTCAGCCGAGGAGGTACGATCGAATTTATGTAATGATACTAGTATAGAGGACATCGATTATGAGACGGCAGCTACCCAAGTAATCGAAGAGATGGAAGTAGTATCTAAAAcgcaaaagataaaaatgcaAAATGATGAAGCTAAAAGGCGCAAAATCATTCTTAACGATACTCTCGAACAGAAGTTAAACGATATGTTCGACGAGGTTAACGACGAGGAGGTAACCGATGCGACGGCGATATCGACTCAATCTCTGAGAAATATTCTAGAGTTATCTCGATACAATCTCGATCGAACGTCGAATGAAGACTCAAAGTTGGCGGATAATGCGGTCTCGGCTCCAGTAAAAAATGCAAAATCGGTTGAATCGAGTCGACGGACATCGGATTCGCAGGATACCGAAGTATATTTCGGTAGGCTTGTTTccaaaagaaaacgaaacgttcTCGCTGATTCTCAAGAGATCATTCATTCGAAAGTTGCAACCAGTAGTCGCCGCGGGACGAACAAAGTTAGAAACgcgaaaaaaatcgaaacggACGGGAGCACCGTTCGTTCCGGAGAAACTATCGATCGCATAGAGAAGGATTTATCAAATAGTTTCGAGATTTCTTCGCGTTCTTCGAAAGAAACTGCCGGCGAACGCACGAAAACAGGGGCAAAATTGtcggaagagagagacgacgatATCTTGACTCGACTGCCGGAAGTCAACATATGCGGCACTCTTTCGGACGCTCGAGCCGTTGCATCGACACCGTTGTTGGAACAAACCAGATCTACGCGCCGTTCCGGCAGTAAAAAATCTGACGAATCTAAAATCCGGGAAACTAGATCTACTGTTAAGAACGTATCCGAGACGATGGAAGATGCGAATTATGAAAATCTAAGAAAGATGGCCGAAGATCTGATTTTCAACGGAGAGAATAAATCGGGTCGTCGTTCTATGGAGAGAAAAGTGggtaaaagggagaaaaaagtaagCAATGTAAACTCGAGCAACAAACCTTCGGTTAAAACGAGGACTAATAAAATGGATAAAGGAAACGTCGGAAGAGAATCCGAAAGTATTTTAACTTACGTGACCAACAAAGCCCCAAAAAGGAATATTCGATCCATGACCGAGACAGACtcgaaaaaagagatcgaagaACGTCGCGCGAAAGAGAGCAGGGGAAACGGTAGCGGTATGAAAGATACCAAAGCCGGTGATACGTCCAACGTCGACATGGGAAAGGAGTCGCAAGAGGTCGCAATGATTATGAACGATTCCTCGATTGTCCAGccaagaaatattcgaaaacgTAAAGCGACGAATGCCAATTCGGACGGTGGTACATTAAACGACGACAGTAACGTTTCCCGTAAGGGTCAAACGAGCAATACGCGCTACGAAGTATCGCGAGTTAAACGAACCAAATTCGCTCAAAATAATTCCTCGCAATCGTCCGTTGATTCCACGACGGATGACACGTCATCGACCGTCGATAACGAGGATGATTTTGCGATATTCAACGCGAGATCACGATCGACTCGTTCGACGCGAACGATCACGGAGAAacggaaaaatgaaaataatgcaAATGGTCCGAAGAGAACGGGGAGAAGGAACAACGATACTTCGACGGACGAagaaagtaatagaaaaactCCCACGATAGCTTCGACGCCTACGACGCGTAGAAGCGTGTCCTTTTTGAGCCCGAATACTTCATTTtctgcaaaagaaaaaattcttttcaccGGTATAACGGACGACGAATACGCCAAAGTGTTAAAAGTATTAG GCGGTACAAAGGTGGAAGATCCTGCGAAATGTACTATATTGGTTACAGACAAAATACGTAGgacgataaaatttctttgtgCGTTAGCGAACGCAGTGCCGATAGTATCTATAAATTGGTTGCACGAGAGCAAAAGAGCCGGCCGTTTCTTAGATTGGGAGAATTACATGCTGAAGGATCCAGCTATGGAAGCGAAATATGGATTCAGATTACGGAAGAGCTTGGACAAagctagagaaagaaaattgttggACGGTTACGTAGTTTTGTTAACTCCAAATATAATATCGCCGCCTATATCGGAACTGAGAa CCATGATCGCATCGTGTGGCGGTAAAGCTTTGTTACGGCCATCTGCGAAATTGtcagaaaaaacaataattataagtCATCAGGACGACTTGGATAATGCTCGAAAATTGTTATCGAAAGTACCTAAAAATGTAACGATACAGTCTACAGAGTTTCTCTTAATTGGTATCTTAAAGCAAGAATTAGATTTCGTTCgacataaattaatttaa
- the LOC127071215 gene encoding uncharacterized protein LOC127071215 isoform X3, protein MEDNGTTKDGDESIVQLSDKDKRNQVSEYSSETSHFSLETAYNVSACEQNERSTSYESEDIFESATQRINIYLDSANVRESSPAKRRNSDDEDVDTDDTSQTRKICNAPASSAPIKKTNSKDRVEELKSIENDIALATKCIQSRKDPIDPITKESEKEYIDDLDTLETQLICLPDFINNAKRRKTGEKENDIDTLDTQIIDLPESNHGAIKSLANVQSYEKKDDIIDIDLLNTQPLSTIYAVDGKPSSAEEVRSNLCNDTSIEDIDYETAATQVIEEMEVVSKTQKIKMQNDEAKRRKIILNDTLEQKLNDMFDEVNDEEVTDATAISTQSLRNILELSRYNLDRTSNEDSKLADNAVSAPVKNAKSVESSRRTSDSQDTEVYFGRLVSKRKRNVLADSQEIIHSKVATSSRRGTNKVRNAKKIETDGSTVRSGETIDRIEKDLSNSFEISSRSSKETAGERTKTGAKLSEERDDDILTRLPEVNICGTLSDARAVASTPLLEQTRSTRRSGSKKSDESKIRETRSTVKNVSETMEDANYENLRKMAEDLIFNGENKSGRRSMERKVGKREKKVSNVNSSNKPSVKTRTNKMDKGNVGRESESILTYVTNKAPKRNIRSMTETDSKKEIEERRAKESRGNGSGMKDTKAGDTSNVDMGKESQEVAMIMNDSSIVQPRNIRKRKATNANSDGGTLNDDSNVSRKGQTSNTRYEVSRVKRTKFAQNNSSQSSVDSTTDDTSSTVDNEDDFAIFNARSRSTRSTRTITEKRKNENNANGPKRTGRRNNDTSTDEESNRKTPTIASTPTTRRSVSFLSPNTSFSAKEKILFTGITDDEYAKVLKVLGGTKVEDPAKCTILVTDKIRRTIKFLCALANAVPIVSINWLHESKRAGRFLDWENYMLKDPAMEAKYGFRLRKSLDKARERKLLDGYVVLLTPNIISPPISELRTMIASCGGKALLRPSAKLSEKTIIISHQDDLDNARKLLSKVPKNVTIQSTEFLLIGILKQELDFVRHKLI, encoded by the exons atggaagataaCGGAACAACGAAAGATGGTGATGAATCTATCGTGCAATTATccgataaagataaaaggaacCAAGTGTCGGAGTATTCTTCTGAAACGAGCCATTTTTCTCTGGAAACGGCATATAACGTCAGCGCGTGCGAACAGAACGAACGAAGTACGAGCTACGAATCGGAAGATATATTTGAGTCAGCCACGCaacgtattaatatttatttggatTCGGCAAATGTTAGAGAGTCGTCGCCGGCGAAGAGGAGAAACAGCGACGACGAAGACGTTGATACCGATGACACAAGTCAGACTCGAAAAATATGCAATGCCCCGGCATCGAGTGCTCccataaagaaaacaaattcgaAGGATCGAgtcgaagaattaaaaagcATAGAAAACGATATTGCTTTGGCGACCAAGTGCATTCAATCGAGAAAGGATCCTATAGATCCGATTacaaaagaaagtgaaaaggaATATATCGACGACTTGGATACCTTGGAAACTCAATTGATATGCTTGCCCGACTTCATTAATAAtgcgaagagaagaaaaactggagaaaaggaaaatgatatCGATACGTTGGACACGCAAATAATAGACTTGCCGGAATCGAATCATGGTGCGATCAAAAGTCTTGCGAACGTGCAAtcgtatgaaaaaaaggatgacATTATTGATATCGATTTATTGAATACGCAACCGTTAAGTACAATTTATGCGGTCGACGGCAAGCCGTCGTCAGCCGAGGAGGTACGATCGAATTTATGTAATGATACTAGTATAGAGGACATCGATTATGAGACGGCAGCTACCCAAGTAATCGAAGAGATGGAAGTAGTATCTAAAAcgcaaaagataaaaatgcaAAATGATGAAGCTAAAAGGCGCAAAATCATTCTTAACGATACTCTCGAACAGAAGTTAAACGATATGTTCGACGAGGTTAACGACGAGGAGGTAACCGATGCGACGGCGATATCGACTCAATCTCTGAGAAATATTCTAGAGTTATCTCGATACAATCTCGATCGAACGTCGAATGAAGACTCAAAGTTGGCGGATAATGCGGTCTCGGCTCCAGTAAAAAATGCAAAATCGGTTGAATCGAGTCGACGGACATCGGATTCGCAGGATACCGAAGTATATTTCGGTAGGCTTGTTTccaaaagaaaacgaaacgttcTCGCTGATTCTCAAGAGATCATTCATTCGAAAGTTGCAACCAGTAGTCGCCGCGGGACGAACAAAGTTAGAAACgcgaaaaaaatcgaaacggACGGGAGCACCGTTCGTTCCGGAGAAACTATCGATCGCATAGAGAAGGATTTATCAAATAGTTTCGAGATTTCTTCGCGTTCTTCGAAAGAAACTGCCGGCGAACGCACGAAAACAGGGGCAAAATTGtcggaagagagagacgacgatATCTTGACTCGACTGCCGGAAGTCAACATATGCGGCACTCTTTCGGACGCTCGAGCCGTTGCATCGACACCGTTGTTGGAACAAACCAGATCTACGCGCCGTTCCGGCAGTAAAAAATCTGACGAATCTAAAATCCGGGAAACTAGATCTACTGTTAAGAACGTATCCGAGACGATGGAAGATGCGAATTATGAAAATCTAAGAAAGATGGCCGAAGATCTGATTTTCAACGGAGAGAATAAATCGGGTCGTCGTTCTATGGAGAGAAAAGTGggtaaaagggagaaaaaagtaagCAATGTAAACTCGAGCAACAAACCTTCGGTTAAAACGAGGACTAATAAAATGGATAAAGGAAACGTCGGAAGAGAATCCGAAAGTATTTTAACTTACGTGACCAACAAAGCCCCAAAAAGGAATATTCGATCCATGACCGAGACAGACtcgaaaaaagagatcgaagaACGTCGCGCGAAAGAGAGCAGGGGAAACGGTAGCGGTATGAAAGATACCAAAGCCGGTGATACGTCCAACGTCGACATGGGAAAGGAGTCGCAAGAGGTCGCAATGATTATGAACGATTCCTCGATTGTCCAGccaagaaatattcgaaaacgTAAAGCGACGAATGCCAATTCGGACGGTGGTACATTAAACGACGACAGTAACGTTTCCCGTAAGGGTCAAACGAGCAATACGCGCTACGAAGTATCGCGAGTTAAACGAACCAAATTCGCTCAAAATAATTCCTCGCAATCGTCCGTTGATTCCACGACGGATGACACGTCATCGACCGTCGATAACGAGGATGATTTTGCGATATTCAACGCGAGATCACGATCGACTCGTTCGACGCGAACGATCACGGAGAAacggaaaaatgaaaataatgcaAATGGTCCGAAGAGAACGGGGAGAAGGAACAACGATACTTCGACGGACGAagaaagtaatagaaaaactCCCACGATAGCTTCGACGCCTACGACGCGTAGAAGCGTGTCCTTTTTGAGCCCGAATACTTCATTTtctgcaaaagaaaaaattcttttcaccGGTATAACGGACGACGAATACGCCAAAGTGTTAAAAGTATTAG GCGGTACAAAGGTGGAAGATCCTGCGAAATGTACTATATTGGTTACAGACAAAATACGTAGgacgataaaatttctttgtgCGTTAGCGAACGCAGTGCCGATAGTATCTATAAATTGGTTGCACGAGAGCAAAAGAGCCGGCCGTTTCTTAGATTGGGAGAATTACATGCTGAAGGATCCAGCTATGGAAGCGAAATATGGATTCAGATTACGGAAGAGCTTGGACAAagctagagaaagaaaattgttggACGGTTACGTAGTTTTGTTAACTCCAAATATAATATCGCCGCCTATATCGGAACTGAGAa CCATGATCGCATCGTGTGGCGGTAAAGCTTTGTTACGGCCATCTGCGAAATTGtcagaaaaaacaataattataagtCATCAGGACGACTTGGATAATGCTCGAAAATTGTTATCGAAAGTACCTAAAAATGTAACGATACAGTCTACAGAGTTTCTCTTAATTGGTATCTTAAAGCAAGAATTAGATTTCGTTCgacataaattaatttaa
- the LOC127071215 gene encoding uncharacterized protein LOC127071215 isoform X2 codes for MDLPETQVCYDYDDIPTQKIEQPVGKEQNVQIAVLTVNSTSYPIYKGINKIGRHPDCNILFNDQSISKYHAEIEINTCPTNAWICDLNSSNKTILNNIVLRPTRYYELKNNSIIEFGRIKAVYKTCRLESEFVIPETPVQSKQRNATAVIPETPDSSLSNSSISNEGDSTSAAAQECCRKSICLRPSTNQLPQKVLKGNGKNNVVTLSSLSDSNVNDERRETDIEGKKMEDNGTTKDGDESIVQLSDKDKRNQVSEYSSETSHFSLETAYNVSACEQNERSTSYESEDIFESATQRINIYLDSANVRESSPAKRRNSDDEDVDTDDTSQTRKICNAPASSAPIKKTNSKDRVEELKSIENDIALATKCIQSRKDPIDPITKESEKEYIDDLDTLETQLICLPDFINNAKRRKTGEKENDIDTLDTQIIDLPESNHGAIKSLANVQSYEKKDDIIDIDLLNTQPLSTIYAVDGKPSSAEEVRSNLCNDTSIEDIDYETAATQVIEEMEVVSKTQKIKMQNDEAKRRKIILNDTLEQKLNDMFDEVNDEEVTDATAISTQSLRNILELSRYNLDRTSNEDSKLADNAVSAPVKNAKSVESSRRTSDSQDTEVYFGRLVSKRKRNVLADSQEIIHSKVATSSRRGTNKVRNAKKIETDGSTVRSGETIDRIEKDLSNSFEISSRSSKETAGERTKTGAKLSEERDDDILTRLPEVNICGTLSDARAVASTPLLEQTRSTRRSGSKKSDESKIRETRSTVKNVSETMEDANYENLRKMAEDLIFNGENKSGRRSMERKVGKREKKVSNVNSSNKPSVKTRTNKMDKGNVGRESESILTYVTNKAPKRNIRSMTETDSKKEIEERRAKESRGNGSGMKDTKAGDTSNVDMGKESQEVAMIMNDSSIVQPRNIRKRKATNANSDGGTLNDDSNVSRKGQTSNTRYEVSRVKRTKFAQNNSSQSSVDSTTDDTSSTVDNEDDFAIFNARSRSTRSTRTITEKRKNENNANGPKRTGRRNNDTSTDEESNRKTPTIASTPTTRRSVSFLSPNTSFSAKEKILFTGITDDEYAKVLKVLGGTKVEDPAKCTILVTDKIRRTIKFLCALANAVPIVSINWLHESKRAGRFLDWENYMLKDPAMEAKYGFRLRKSLDKARERKLLDGYVVLLTPNIISPPISELRTMIASCGGKALLRPSAKLSEKTIIISHQDDLDNARKLLSKVPKNVTIQSTEFLLIGILKQELDFVRHKLI; via the exons ATGGATCTGCCGGAAACACAAGTTTGTTACGATTATGATGACATACCGACTCAAAAGATCGAACAGCCCGTAGGAAAGGAACAGAATGTACAG ATTGCCGTATTGACCGTCAATTCTACTTCATATCCCATTTATAAaggtattaataaaataggaCGACATCCAGattgtaatattctttttaacgatCAG AGTATATCGAAATATCACgcagaaatagaaataaatacatgCCCGACGAATGCTTGGATATGCGATCTGAATTCTTCCAATAAAACGATACTCAATAAC ATTGTTTTACGCCCTACGCGTTATTAcgaattaaagaataatagtattattgaATTTGGTAGGATAAAAGCGGTTTATAAGACATGCCGTTTGGAAAGCGAATTCGTTATCCCCGAAACACCCGTACAGTCCAAGCAAAGAAACGCAACGGCTGTAATTCCAGAAACGCCAGATTCTTCATTG AGTAATTCGTCAATTTCGAACGAAGGTGACTCAACGAGTGCAGCGGCGCAAGAATGTTGCAGAAAATCCATTTGTTTACGGCCTTCCACGAATCAGCTGCCgcaaaaagtattaaaaggTAACGGCAAAAATAACGTCGTTAcgttgtcgtcgttatcgGATTCGAACGTTAACGACGAACGACGAGAAACTGACATCGAAGgtaaaaaaatggaagataaCGGAACAACGAAAGATGGTGATGAATCTATCGTGCAATTATccgataaagataaaaggaacCAAGTGTCGGAGTATTCTTCTGAAACGAGCCATTTTTCTCTGGAAACGGCATATAACGTCAGCGCGTGCGAACAGAACGAACGAAGTACGAGCTACGAATCGGAAGATATATTTGAGTCAGCCACGCaacgtattaatatttatttggatTCGGCAAATGTTAGAGAGTCGTCGCCGGCGAAGAGGAGAAACAGCGACGACGAAGACGTTGATACCGATGACACAAGTCAGACTCGAAAAATATGCAATGCCCCGGCATCGAGTGCTCccataaagaaaacaaattcgaAGGATCGAgtcgaagaattaaaaagcATAGAAAACGATATTGCTTTGGCGACCAAGTGCATTCAATCGAGAAAGGATCCTATAGATCCGATTacaaaagaaagtgaaaaggaATATATCGACGACTTGGATACCTTGGAAACTCAATTGATATGCTTGCCCGACTTCATTAATAAtgcgaagagaagaaaaactggagaaaaggaaaatgatatCGATACGTTGGACACGCAAATAATAGACTTGCCGGAATCGAATCATGGTGCGATCAAAAGTCTTGCGAACGTGCAAtcgtatgaaaaaaaggatgacATTATTGATATCGATTTATTGAATACGCAACCGTTAAGTACAATTTATGCGGTCGACGGCAAGCCGTCGTCAGCCGAGGAGGTACGATCGAATTTATGTAATGATACTAGTATAGAGGACATCGATTATGAGACGGCAGCTACCCAAGTAATCGAAGAGATGGAAGTAGTATCTAAAAcgcaaaagataaaaatgcaAAATGATGAAGCTAAAAGGCGCAAAATCATTCTTAACGATACTCTCGAACAGAAGTTAAACGATATGTTCGACGAGGTTAACGACGAGGAGGTAACCGATGCGACGGCGATATCGACTCAATCTCTGAGAAATATTCTAGAGTTATCTCGATACAATCTCGATCGAACGTCGAATGAAGACTCAAAGTTGGCGGATAATGCGGTCTCGGCTCCAGTAAAAAATGCAAAATCGGTTGAATCGAGTCGACGGACATCGGATTCGCAGGATACCGAAGTATATTTCGGTAGGCTTGTTTccaaaagaaaacgaaacgttcTCGCTGATTCTCAAGAGATCATTCATTCGAAAGTTGCAACCAGTAGTCGCCGCGGGACGAACAAAGTTAGAAACgcgaaaaaaatcgaaacggACGGGAGCACCGTTCGTTCCGGAGAAACTATCGATCGCATAGAGAAGGATTTATCAAATAGTTTCGAGATTTCTTCGCGTTCTTCGAAAGAAACTGCCGGCGAACGCACGAAAACAGGGGCAAAATTGtcggaagagagagacgacgatATCTTGACTCGACTGCCGGAAGTCAACATATGCGGCACTCTTTCGGACGCTCGAGCCGTTGCATCGACACCGTTGTTGGAACAAACCAGATCTACGCGCCGTTCCGGCAGTAAAAAATCTGACGAATCTAAAATCCGGGAAACTAGATCTACTGTTAAGAACGTATCCGAGACGATGGAAGATGCGAATTATGAAAATCTAAGAAAGATGGCCGAAGATCTGATTTTCAACGGAGAGAATAAATCGGGTCGTCGTTCTATGGAGAGAAAAGTGggtaaaagggagaaaaaagtaagCAATGTAAACTCGAGCAACAAACCTTCGGTTAAAACGAGGACTAATAAAATGGATAAAGGAAACGTCGGAAGAGAATCCGAAAGTATTTTAACTTACGTGACCAACAAAGCCCCAAAAAGGAATATTCGATCCATGACCGAGACAGACtcgaaaaaagagatcgaagaACGTCGCGCGAAAGAGAGCAGGGGAAACGGTAGCGGTATGAAAGATACCAAAGCCGGTGATACGTCCAACGTCGACATGGGAAAGGAGTCGCAAGAGGTCGCAATGATTATGAACGATTCCTCGATTGTCCAGccaagaaatattcgaaaacgTAAAGCGACGAATGCCAATTCGGACGGTGGTACATTAAACGACGACAGTAACGTTTCCCGTAAGGGTCAAACGAGCAATACGCGCTACGAAGTATCGCGAGTTAAACGAACCAAATTCGCTCAAAATAATTCCTCGCAATCGTCCGTTGATTCCACGACGGATGACACGTCATCGACCGTCGATAACGAGGATGATTTTGCGATATTCAACGCGAGATCACGATCGACTCGTTCGACGCGAACGATCACGGAGAAacggaaaaatgaaaataatgcaAATGGTCCGAAGAGAACGGGGAGAAGGAACAACGATACTTCGACGGACGAagaaagtaatagaaaaactCCCACGATAGCTTCGACGCCTACGACGCGTAGAAGCGTGTCCTTTTTGAGCCCGAATACTTCATTTtctgcaaaagaaaaaattcttttcaccGGTATAACGGACGACGAATACGCCAAAGTGTTAAAAGTATTAG GCGGTACAAAGGTGGAAGATCCTGCGAAATGTACTATATTGGTTACAGACAAAATACGTAGgacgataaaatttctttgtgCGTTAGCGAACGCAGTGCCGATAGTATCTATAAATTGGTTGCACGAGAGCAAAAGAGCCGGCCGTTTCTTAGATTGGGAGAATTACATGCTGAAGGATCCAGCTATGGAAGCGAAATATGGATTCAGATTACGGAAGAGCTTGGACAAagctagagaaagaaaattgttggACGGTTACGTAGTTTTGTTAACTCCAAATATAATATCGCCGCCTATATCGGAACTGAGAa CCATGATCGCATCGTGTGGCGGTAAAGCTTTGTTACGGCCATCTGCGAAATTGtcagaaaaaacaataattataagtCATCAGGACGACTTGGATAATGCTCGAAAATTGTTATCGAAAGTACCTAAAAATGTAACGATACAGTCTACAGAGTTTCTCTTAATTGGTATCTTAAAGCAAGAATTAGATTTCGTTCgacataaattaatttaa